In the genome of Marinomonas algicola, the window AAGCGATTGTGAAATATATGGATCTAGCTTGTTCACATTCAGTTCGACAACCAAATTGTCAGATTTTTGATAGGCATCTAAGTAGGCTTGGGGAAGAGGGTAATGCCTTTCATTAAGAGCGTGTATTGAGCCTGCAAGATAGACTGTAATGTGTTTATTTTGCACTTGCCACAAGAAGGCTTGTTCATTTTCTTTAGCATGAGCAATAACATAAAAACTTAGGAATACTACGTTTATAAACTTAAACGACTTAAAAAGAATATTCATCGGTATGCTTCTATTTTGTTGTCTCGTTCGTTGTTTGTTATCCCCGCAAGCTGTGGATAACCCTATTGGTGACCATTTGATAACTGTCTAAATGCCACGTATTACGCGAGTTTCAATGGGTATGTTTAATTCTTCTTCAATCGTACAAAATTTACAGATTAATTATTTGGTTTTTGAAATAATCGAATTCTAATTTAACAGAGGTAATGCATGTTTACAGGTATCGTTCAGGGTATGGCTCAAGTACACGAGTGTCAAACGCTCGGCCGTAATAAAAGGTTAACCATTCAGTTTCCTGAATCTTCTATGCAAGGTCAACAGGAAGGAGCCAGTGTCGCCATTAATGGCGTTTGTTTGACTGTCGTCGCGGTTGAAAAAGACAAAATCAGCTTCGATGTTATTGATACAACGTTGGCATTGACAAATATTGGTTTATTGGAAAAAGAGTCGATTGTGAACTTTGAGCGCGCGGCTCGTATGGGAAGTGAAGTGGGTGGGCATGTTATGTCTGGTCATATAATGACCTGCGTTATGGTGCGTGACATTGTTCAAAAGGGAGAGAGTTTCCATATACGATTCGCTGTTGACGTAGGGGATCAAACAAAGGTTGATGCTCGTCGATATTTGTTTGACAAAGGCTATGTTGGTTTAAATGGAGCCAGCTTAACGATTTGCGATATTGGCGATGATTGGATTGAAGTATCATTAATTCCTGAAACGTTAAAAGTCACTACTTTTGGGCAGTTATCTGTTGGCGATAAAGTTAACTTAGAGATTGATAGTCATACTCAAGCAACGGTGGATACCGTTGAAAGAGTCTTGAAACAGAGGGGGATAATTTTACCTTAATCTTGAAAGTGTGTTGAGCTTTATTCAATTCTTCTCTATTCCTCATGAAAGAGTAAATAATTCACGCGTTATTTGCTCTTTGCTTGCGTTTATCGCGTTAATAAAAATGGAGTACTTACTCTGTTTTCTGTAGAATGCACCTCAAAATTTCATCTTGAGAGCCTGTGAGTAAATCCCTTAACTTATTGTAAGTGTATGGATAGTGGATTTATCAACAGGTGCTTATTAGCAAGCCCGCAGGCAATCACCTTGTGTTCTCAGTACGTGGCAAACTCATCACGTCAGCTAGCAGCCCATTGCCAACTGTCTACTACACCAGAGAACAAACAGCAAACTATTGGTTATTGATCAGCCGAAGAATTAAATCTGGCCGTGTGATCGCACGCTATAGATATATTCTAACGGCCAAGACAATAGAAGTCAGCGTCGGTGCGGGAGAGCCTAAAAAGCGCCTTGCACAAACCTACGCCAACGAAGCGCTAGCACTTGCCAACGCTCAAGCCGAATACAAACGCGCCCAAAGAAACGAGCAACGCCTAGAGCTCAAACTAGTAGGAAACCCACATCTAGTAGCAGGAGGCCCCATTCAGGTAAGCGGTTTTCGAGAAGGTATCAACGGGCAATGGCTCATCAACAGAGTTGAGCATGTTATCTCCAAAAACGGAGTCTACAGTTCAAGACTTAATTGTCAGATGGGATGAAAATCGGCAAGAAGAGTCCAATAAAACCCGCACTCAAGCTTCGGCTAGGGAGTGTTGGGTATCCTGTTAAAGTACTGCCGCAATGCGTTGTTGATCTATTTTTCGGGTGGTGGTTTGGCAATCCATGCGCTAAACACGATGCCAGATACACAATAGGCGGAGGTGTATTCAAGAAGCTCGCCGCCGATTGGTCATTCTTCAAAGACTTGTTGGCATCAGTAAGAATCGTTAAGTGGTGCTACAAACTTCCCACATTGGTCGTAGCCATCGTTTTTTTTATGGCTGTGCTCTTTGCAGGATGGCTTAGGTTCAAGTATCGGTAGGGAAGGGTTGATGAAAGGAGCGAGTGTTATATAGGGTGTATTTGAGCAGCGTCCAGTAAAGTAAGCCTAAATTCAGGTAATTAGCGTAATGGTCTGTAGTTTACATTTTTATATGAAAATCTGACTCTTATTAAGTCTGAGTAAAATTAACGATTAATAGGAATATTTAATGACTAATCAATTAGTTGCAGCGGAAAATTATTTCACCCTTATTCAAATAAAGAATGTTAACCAGAGTATTTCAGTAGTAGAAAAAACGGCGGATTCAATCAAAATACCGGGCGCGAGTCTTTTCTTTAAGTATGTTACTTTTGTATTAAACCAAGATGACCCCAGCGAGGCACAACAAATTCTCAACAAACTAGAGAGGATTGAGAGTAAGCTTGATAACGCTTTCAGCATCACATTGTCCGCTTTAGATATAAACAATCTACGAGTAAATACAACCAATGCAAAGTCTTCCATGGATGAATTGACTCATATTGTAAAAATGGATCAAGATGCGGGTGGGGATTACAGTGCTCGTATTCAAGAAGAAGTGAAAAATTTGCATAAAATAGCAGAAGAGCAAATTCATCTGGGTAAATATGCATTAGTTGATTTTGAAAGCGCTCAAAGCACAGGGAATGGAGAGTTACTGTCGTTGATAGGGAAGTATCTTAAAATTTCCAGTCTTGTTGCTGAAACGATTAGTTGCATGCAGTATTCCTATAATACGATCCTGCAAAGAAACTTAAAAATGGAGGAACTACTTGGAGCAGAGTTCAAAGGGACGGAAGATTACAAAACAGGTAAAGAAATTGAGGACTACAGTAAAACGATTCTTGATCGTTATAACTCTTTTTTATCAGAAGACATGCCAAGAAATGTCCCTAAGTGGTGTAAGAAAATATTTCTTGGGGAGTCCTTCAATTTAAAGAACCGTTGGAATGGTGATTATCTCCGTATCGCAAATGGCAATATGTATTCTAATCTTGATTGTGGGTCGATTAACAGCGCCAGATTAAGGCTATCTCTAGATGAAGACGTATCACTTTGGGATATGTATTCATCAGATCCTGATACAAAAGAAGCTAAAGTGTTCAGTTCGGATGCCTCTGAAATGTACCGCGGAACGGTTCCATTGCTGATGTGGTGTAAAAATTCAAAACAAGAAAAGGATAAAAAAGATAAATACTCAATTCTTTATGATTTTGAAAGCATAATCATAGAATACCCTAGGAAAAATGGTGAGCTGGTTTGTATAAAAAAAATCAGCTACCCGAATAGAAATTCATACCCGCGAGTCGTGCCATCAAAAATAAAAACAACGGATGAAAAAGCGCAATGGCTAGTTGTTTAAATGCTTAATAGAGTTCGGGGTCAGATGAAAAATCGCTTGATTTTCATCTGACCCCAGTAAATTATTCTAATGATCATCTAAATTTAAAAAAATCACCGAGTATCACTAAAAATCACTAAACAATCACTGATTTATCATCGTCTCTTTTTATAGTCAAATGCTACCATGTGGTTGCTTTGGGTGCAGCCTGAAGCATAATTACATTCTAATCAAAAAGAGATGACCGATGAACTGCGATGACTTAAACGATGAAGATATCTTTGGAAGTGCTTGCCACACAGAGCATTTAAACGATCATAAAGCGAACCAAGCTAATAATAACAAAGGAACGAGCGGGACTAATAAAGCATACCAAAAGGTGCTGGATAATCGCTCTAAGCAGCTTAATCCTAACAACAACCTTTACAAAGGCAAGAAAGGAGCAAAGTAAATGAACACAGAAGATTTATCTCAAGACGAACTAGATGTATGGTCTGACATCAACAACCCAAACAATGATGCGGACATGGATACATGGGCCGATGTACACAATCCAAATAACGATGATTATTTGGATGATGACTAAGTGATCGCCGGCGGCTATAATGCCGCCGGTTTTTATTTTATAAGGATTAGCCATGGCAATGGAAAGTAAGTACAAGCAAACTCAAAAACTTTTGAGGATAGCTACTGAAGTAGGTGGTTATTCTAATAAAGAGGTTGCTAAAAAAGCAGGTCTAAAAGAAAGCTCTGTCTCACTTGCATCAAGGTGGCGTAATGGCAAGGCCCTCGCCACGGAACGTCAAATGCAGTACTTCATAAATGAATATGGTGGCCAGCTAAAGCGCAGAAATAGCCATTTATTCTATGGGTTAACTCTCAGTGAAAACAAGAAAAGCATATGTTTTAAATACACTAAATTGGAAGGTGAAGAACTATTTTCACATAAAATTCCATCGAACCTAAAAGTAAATTCAGTTCGAAAAATTGGTGAGAGTAATGAAAAAATTAAGGCTATTAAGCTAGTTGTGCTTGAAAAAGAGCAAGGTTTTGCCTTAGTGAAACTGGTTAGAGCTTGTCTTTTTGAATACAGCATTGAAGAAAATGAACTTATTACTATAAACATAAATCAGGATAAAGAACTCTGGATTCATGGGGATGCAGAAAACAGTAACTGGTTTGCTGAACAGGTAGTTCAGTGCTCTAGTTTTGATGATCTCGTGGTTGAGTTTAATGATTTTATGCTAAGCTTGAGTACAAAAGGTGGCTTTCTTAAATTACACGAAATTTTTTTCTCAATTCTTGATACTGAGCCTGTGAGTTTCTCTTTCTATCATAAATGTTTGAAATTAGGCTTGCATAGCAAGCATTTGCCATTTTAATATCAAGGTTCAAACCCAAATAAAGCAGGGTGGCGCTTTGAGCCACTGTATACAACTG includes:
- a CDS encoding alpha-amylase, with translation MNCDDLNDEDIFGSACHTEHLNDHKANQANNNKGTSGTNKAYQKVLDNRSKQLNPNNNLYKGKKGAK
- a CDS encoding riboflavin synthase subunit alpha; the protein is MFTGIVQGMAQVHECQTLGRNKRLTIQFPESSMQGQQEGASVAINGVCLTVVAVEKDKISFDVIDTTLALTNIGLLEKESIVNFERAARMGSEVGGHVMSGHIMTCVMVRDIVQKGESFHIRFAVDVGDQTKVDARRYLFDKGYVGLNGASLTICDIGDDWIEVSLIPETLKVTTFGQLSVGDKVNLEIDSHTQATVDTVERVLKQRGIILP